The following coding sequences lie in one Gloeocapsa sp. PCC 73106 genomic window:
- the nblR gene encoding response regulator transcription factor NblR: MSYPLSNASQNVLLVRTDELFTQLASHTLKEIGCNPVSLYHLEQVFTQVQLLQPVMLIFDHALTGKEGSTLVQQLRNKGYYFPILMLIDQETLAARIACLESGADDYLVKPVYPPNFLQVLRIYLDPPEISDEQLHFGELSLDLSSRKLVRHGETVDLTMKEFELLKYLMSHPKEILTRDQILENVWGYDFRGESNVIEVYIRYLRLKIEKQGQKRIIHTIRGVGYVLKE, encoded by the coding sequence ATGTCTTATCCTCTCTCGAACGCTAGTCAAAATGTTCTGTTGGTGAGAACTGATGAGCTGTTTACACAATTAGCAAGCCACACTCTCAAAGAAATAGGCTGTAATCCCGTTTCTCTCTACCACCTGGAACAAGTTTTCACTCAAGTTCAACTCTTACAACCAGTAATGCTGATTTTCGATCACGCTTTAACCGGTAAAGAGGGTTCAACTCTGGTGCAGCAATTGAGAAATAAGGGTTATTATTTTCCGATTTTGATGCTCATTGATCAAGAAACCCTAGCCGCTAGAATCGCTTGTTTGGAGTCAGGAGCAGATGATTATTTGGTTAAACCGGTTTATCCACCTAATTTTCTGCAGGTTTTGCGAATTTATCTCGATCCTCCTGAAATTAGCGACGAACAACTACATTTTGGTGAGTTGAGTTTAGATCTCAGTAGTCGTAAACTTGTGCGTCATGGTGAAACCGTCGATTTAACCATGAAAGAGTTTGAGCTACTCAAATATCTCATGTCTCATCCTAAAGAAATTCTCACCAGGGATCAAATTCTCGAAAACGTTTGGGGTTATGATTTTCGTGGAGAATCAAACGTTATTGAAGTTTATATTCGCTATTTACGTTTAAAAATTGAAAAACAGGGACAAAAACGCATTATTCACACCATTAGAGGCGTTGGTTATGTTTTAAAGGAATAA
- a CDS encoding type II toxin-antitoxin system PemK/MazF family toxin: MNIQRGEVLRINLNPTSGREQSGNARPCVVISHTKFNLARKGIVVVTPITSTINPKILMMIPIPSEFKVYGSVIAEQVRTLDLNTRWWNTTGEVLPEEFVDYVVNTFRTIIG, translated from the coding sequence ATGAACATTCAAAGAGGCGAGGTTCTCAGAATTAATTTAAACCCAACCAGTGGCAGAGAGCAGTCGGGAAATGCTCGTCCGTGTGTCGTAATTAGTCATACTAAATTTAATTTAGCTCGCAAAGGAATCGTTGTAGTAACCCCTATAACAAGCACAATCAACCCAAAAATTCTGATGATGATTCCTATTCCCTCTGAATTTAAAGTTTATGGCTCTGTGATCGCAGAACAAGTAAGAACACTTGATCTCAATACACGATGGTGGAACACAACGGGAGAAGTGCTGCCAGAAGAGTTTGTAGATTACGTTGTCAATACGTTTAGAACCATTATCGGGTAA
- a CDS encoding DUF4912 domain-containing protein — MAKERPPLEEMTLRQLRKVASEYNISRYSRMRKSQLLAEIQKVGKEKITRIPSRIQEEQQVEASKFELGQEDKIGGPLASVDENLGDLPGGYGESRIVLMPRDPQWCYAYWDIPNEHKEELRRQGGQQLAIRLYDATDVNLEYQSPHSVQEYLCDELAREWYLPIPVSDRGYVVDIGYRCADGRWLILARSLPIHVPPVYPSDWIEDIFITVNWEEELKGQTLYELVPPSKRQPEVETTGGVRSDNPLYDQIFGMTKSAEAQRVAGSLFGSMQHVPGSMVPQEVLSSYIFPSGVGLWAVPTVALPNVSGLTTMSGVGMMSGVGFSSEAAPRPRQFWLVADAELIVYGATEPDATVTIGGRPIKLSPDGTFRFQMSFQDGLIDYPIMAVAVDGEQTRSIHMKFNRETPSRYTNTKEEAVEEWLM; from the coding sequence ATGGCCAAAGAACGTCCCCCTCTAGAGGAGATGACCTTAAGGCAACTCAGAAAAGTTGCCAGCGAATACAACATCTCTCGTTACAGTCGTATGCGCAAGTCGCAATTACTAGCAGAAATTCAGAAAGTAGGAAAAGAAAAAATTACTCGAATTCCATCACGTATTCAGGAGGAACAACAAGTGGAAGCATCTAAATTTGAACTGGGTCAAGAAGATAAGATTGGCGGTCCCCTAGCTTCAGTAGACGAAAATCTTGGTGATTTACCCGGTGGTTATGGCGAAAGTCGTATTGTATTAATGCCTCGAGATCCCCAGTGGTGCTACGCTTATTGGGATATCCCTAACGAACACAAAGAAGAACTACGTCGTCAAGGTGGACAACAATTAGCAATTCGTCTGTACGACGCAACCGACGTGAATCTGGAATACCAAAGCCCCCACAGCGTTCAAGAATACCTCTGTGATGAGTTAGCCAGGGAGTGGTATTTACCGATTCCGGTAAGCGATCGCGGTTATGTTGTAGACATTGGTTACCGTTGCGCCGATGGTCGTTGGTTAATTTTAGCTCGTTCTCTACCAATCCACGTCCCTCCGGTATATCCTTCCGACTGGATTGAAGATATCTTCATTACCGTCAACTGGGAAGAAGAGTTAAAAGGCCAAACCCTATACGAACTGGTACCACCTAGCAAGCGTCAACCAGAAGTAGAAACAACAGGAGGAGTTAGGTCAGATAATCCCCTATACGATCAAATCTTTGGCATGACCAAATCCGCTGAAGCCCAACGTGTAGCTGGTTCTCTCTTTGGCTCGATGCAGCACGTTCCTGGTTCTATGGTACCTCAAGAAGTACTCAGTTCCTACATTTTCCCTTCAGGAGTTGGCTTATGGGCTGTACCCACTGTAGCCCTACCCAATGTTTCCGGATTAACCACTATGTCTGGTGTAGGTATGATGTCCGGAGTGGGCTTCTCCTCTGAAGCGGCCCCCCGTCCTCGTCAATTCTGGCTAGTAGCAGACGCGGAACTAATTGTTTACGGTGCTACTGAACCCGATGCTACGGTTACCATTGGTGGACGTCCCATTAAACTCAGTCCCGATGGAACCTTCCGTTTCCAGATGTCTTTCCAAGACGGTTTGATTGACTATCCCATTATGGCGGTAGCAGTAGACGGAGAACAAACCCGTTCTATTCACATGAAATTTAACCGCGAAACCCCCTCTCGCTACACTAATACCAAAGAAGAAGCAGTAGAAGAGTGGCTGATGTAG
- the uvrB gene encoding excinuclease ABC subunit UvrB, producing MKLFQVQAPFTPTGDQPQAIARILQSLKQGHRFQTLLGATGTGKTFSIAKVIEAWGKATLVLAHNKTLAAQLCNELRQFFPENAVEYFISYYDYYQPEAYIAVTDTYIEKTASINDEIDMLRHSATRSLFERQDVIVVASISCIYGLGIPSEYLKAAIPVAIGQQIETSQILRDLVTVQYLRNDTDLRRGTFRLKGDILEIVPAYEDRIIRIEFFGDEIEAISYLDPVTGKKLHSLEKINIYPARHFVTPEDRLLEACDNIEAELQQQLTNLESTGKLVEAQRLRQRTRYDIEMLKEVGYCSGVENYSRHLAGRQTSAPPECLIDYFPQDWLLVVDESHVSVPQIRGMYNGDQSRKRVLIDHGFRLPSAADNRPLKAEEFWEKVNQCIFVSATPGDWEIEQSGGEVAQQIIRPTGVLDPEIYVRPSEGQVDDLLAEIKVRVKLKERVLITTLTKRMAEDLSEYFQEKAIKVQYLHSEIQAIQRIEILQALRNGDFDVLIGVNLLREGLDLPEVSLVAILDADKEGFLRSERSLIQTIGRAARHVRGQAILYADHLTESMKRAIEETTRRREVQKAYNQKYGITPQPIVRDYSNSILTFLDISRRLNETGQLSAGSEIPQVSLDQLPDLIEQLTEKMQIAAKQLEFERAGEYRDQIKQLRRQLLGS from the coding sequence ATGAAATTATTTCAAGTTCAAGCCCCTTTTACACCTACTGGTGATCAACCCCAAGCGATCGCCCGCATACTTCAGTCTCTAAAACAGGGACATCGCTTTCAGACTCTTTTGGGTGCTACAGGTACCGGGAAGACATTTTCCATCGCCAAAGTTATCGAAGCGTGGGGAAAAGCGACCTTAGTTTTAGCTCATAACAAAACCTTAGCAGCTCAGTTATGCAACGAGTTGAGACAGTTTTTCCCAGAGAACGCCGTAGAGTATTTTATCAGTTACTACGATTACTACCAACCCGAGGCTTATATTGCTGTTACCGATACTTATATAGAAAAAACTGCTTCAATCAACGATGAGATTGATATGCTCAGACATTCAGCCACTCGATCACTATTTGAACGTCAAGACGTGATTGTTGTTGCTTCTATCAGTTGTATCTACGGACTGGGTATCCCCTCAGAATATCTCAAAGCTGCCATTCCTGTGGCCATCGGACAACAGATCGAAACAAGTCAAATTTTAAGAGACTTAGTTACTGTTCAATACCTGCGCAACGACACCGATTTACGCAGAGGGACTTTTCGTCTTAAGGGAGATATTTTAGAAATAGTACCCGCTTACGAAGATAGAATCATCCGCATCGAATTTTTTGGGGATGAAATCGAAGCTATTTCTTATTTAGATCCAGTAACCGGTAAAAAACTACACAGCTTAGAAAAAATCAACATCTATCCTGCTCGTCACTTTGTCACTCCAGAAGATAGATTGCTCGAAGCTTGTGACAATATCGAAGCTGAATTACAACAACAGTTAACCAATTTAGAGTCTACAGGAAAACTAGTAGAAGCACAACGCTTGCGACAACGGACGCGCTACGACATAGAAATGCTAAAAGAGGTTGGCTATTGTAGTGGTGTAGAAAACTACTCCCGTCATTTAGCTGGACGTCAAACGAGCGCACCTCCAGAATGCTTGATTGACTATTTTCCCCAAGATTGGCTATTGGTTGTAGACGAATCTCACGTGAGTGTTCCTCAAATTAGAGGTATGTATAATGGTGATCAATCTCGCAAACGAGTTTTAATTGATCATGGCTTTCGTCTTCCCAGTGCTGCGGATAACCGTCCGCTTAAAGCCGAAGAATTCTGGGAAAAAGTTAATCAATGTATTTTTGTTTCCGCTACTCCAGGAGATTGGGAAATAGAGCAGTCAGGTGGAGAAGTTGCTCAGCAGATTATCCGTCCTACTGGCGTATTAGATCCAGAAATTTATGTGAGACCAAGCGAAGGTCAAGTAGACGACTTACTCGCTGAAATTAAAGTCAGAGTTAAACTTAAAGAAAGAGTCCTGATTACTACCTTGACTAAACGCATGGCGGAGGATTTAAGCGAATATTTCCAGGAAAAAGCGATCAAAGTTCAATATTTACACTCAGAAATCCAAGCGATCCAACGGATTGAAATTTTACAAGCTCTCAGAAATGGGGATTTTGATGTCTTAATTGGGGTCAATTTACTCAGAGAAGGATTAGACTTACCGGAAGTATCCCTCGTCGCTATCTTAGACGCGGATAAAGAAGGCTTTTTGCGCTCTGAGCGCTCCTTGATTCAAACTATTGGTAGAGCAGCGCGTCACGTGAGAGGACAAGCTATTCTCTACGCTGATCATCTCACAGAGAGTATGAAGCGAGCGATCGAAGAAACCACCAGAAGAAGAGAGGTACAAAAAGCTTATAATCAAAAGTATGGTATTACCCCTCAACCCATAGTTAGAGATTATAGTAATTCCATTTTGACTTTTTTAGATATATCCCGCCGTCTCAATGAAACCGGACAACTTAGCGCCGGTTCAGAAATTCCTCAAGTATCCCTCGACCAACTTCCTGATTTGATTGAACAATTGACGGAAAAAATGCAAATTGCCGCCAAACAATTAGAGTTTGAACGAGCAGGAGAATACCGCGATCAAATTAAACAGCTTCGTCGACAATTACTAGGGAGTTAG
- a CDS encoding class I SAM-dependent methyltransferase, which yields MINPKRSTQLVLDSLLKGPLYGIVNHRIHSPVTLDAAENWNFWTEPKSPQVEWLFRKYPPESIRKKHLDFMLEQEHSKGIEAHYDVSNDFYALFLDTSYKFYSCAEFKSDNETLEQAQTNKAAHIFELLELDGNEKILDLGCGWGAMLKFLQNSGHKGELTGLTLSKEQFAYDRNQLGLNVFLTNFITETFENKPYDRIFSIGSFEHVKPKEINKIYQKIYDALTPEGLAVHQFFSLERESYPVSMVMTQLFFSGSVLVTHDVHIKAAQSAGFTISHDSIHDYKPTLRKWYENLVKNQERALDLVGLETYNRYITFFPIAWLFFQQGEAQVHRIVTKKSRHY from the coding sequence ATGATCAATCCCAAAAGATCAACTCAACTAGTTTTAGATTCTCTACTTAAAGGTCCACTTTATGGAATAGTAAACCATAGGATCCATTCACCAGTAACTTTAGACGCAGCAGAGAACTGGAATTTTTGGACTGAACCAAAATCACCACAAGTTGAATGGTTGTTCAGAAAATACCCTCCTGAATCAATAAGGAAAAAACATTTAGATTTTATGCTAGAGCAGGAGCATTCCAAGGGAATTGAAGCTCATTACGACGTATCGAATGATTTTTACGCGCTCTTCCTGGATACTAGCTACAAATTTTATAGTTGTGCCGAATTTAAGAGTGATAATGAAACCTTAGAACAAGCCCAAACTAATAAAGCTGCTCATATCTTCGAACTCCTGGAATTAGATGGGAATGAGAAGATTCTGGATTTAGGTTGTGGTTGGGGCGCTATGTTAAAATTTCTGCAAAATTCGGGTCATAAGGGTGAGCTAACTGGATTAACTCTATCTAAAGAACAGTTTGCCTATGATCGAAATCAATTAGGTTTAAATGTTTTCTTGACTAACTTTATCACTGAAACTTTTGAAAATAAACCCTACGATCGCATTTTTTCTATAGGCTCTTTCGAGCACGTAAAACCAAAAGAAATTAACAAAATTTATCAGAAAATTTACGATGCTCTTACTCCGGAAGGATTAGCGGTTCATCAGTTTTTTTCTTTAGAGCGAGAATCCTATCCAGTTTCGATGGTTATGACTCAATTATTTTTCTCTGGTTCTGTTTTAGTAACACATGATGTTCATATTAAGGCAGCTCAGAGTGCGGGTTTTACAATTAGCCATGATTCTATTCACGACTATAAACCAACTTTACGAAAATGGTACGAAAATTTAGTGAAAAATCAAGAAAGAGCACTAGATTTAGTCGGTCTTGAGACTTATAATCGCTATATCACTTTTTTCCCGATCGCCTGGTTATTTTTTCAACAAGGTGAAGCTCAAGTCCACAGGATAGTGACGAAAAAATCAAGACATTATTGA
- a CDS encoding AbrB/MazE/SpoVT family DNA-binding domain-containing protein, translating to MTKTRGMDIELKKWGNSIGLRIPIKIAQSFGIDENSIVELTLAKDALVITKKKNALTLDEILASIPNDFQYPLDVQDFVESEPLGIEMI from the coding sequence GTGACCAAAACTCGTGGTATGGATATTGAATTAAAAAAATGGGGAAACAGTATCGGCTTGCGAATTCCGATAAAAATCGCTCAAAGCTTTGGAATTGATGAGAACTCAATTGTTGAACTAACCTTGGCAAAAGATGCTCTAGTGATTACAAAGAAAAAAAATGCCTTAACCCTCGATGAAATACTGGCAAGTATTCCTAATGACTTTCAGTATCCTCTTGATGTGCAAGATTTTGTAGAAAGTGAACCACTAGGTATTGAAATGATTTAA
- a CDS encoding DUF4330 domain-containing protein, translated as MTIIDRQGRLFGKISILDLGAACIILLVLIGLFVVPGPTGSVAQITSTQPVAVDVLVRGLGVGNLDKLFEVFKEQPQANIIIRSQPAGTIDIKSAREIERTVSVPQPDGSVQALPDPRPEITIVRDLLITIQGQGQVTNDGVVLGKQKVKIGTGIELDGSSYNFNGSVIEVRS; from the coding sequence ATGACTATCATCGATCGCCAAGGGCGTCTATTCGGTAAAATCAGTATCCTAGACCTAGGTGCGGCTTGTATAATTCTGTTAGTACTCATCGGTTTATTCGTCGTTCCTGGACCTACAGGCTCAGTAGCTCAAATAACATCTACTCAACCCGTCGCAGTAGATGTATTAGTACGTGGTTTAGGAGTAGGAAATCTAGATAAGCTTTTCGAAGTCTTTAAAGAACAACCCCAAGCTAATATTATCATCCGTAGTCAGCCCGCGGGTACGATTGACATTAAATCAGCTAGGGAAATTGAGCGTACGGTGAGCGTACCTCAGCCAGATGGTTCGGTTCAAGCTTTACCAGATCCTAGACCAGAGATTACCATAGTTAGAGATTTATTAATCACTATACAAGGTCAGGGTCAAGTTACTAATGATGGAGTGGTCCTAGGTAAACAGAAGGTCAAAATTGGCACAGGTATCGAGTTAGATGGCAGTAGTTACAACTTCAACGGCAGCGTCATAGAAGTCAGATCTTAG
- a CDS encoding STAS domain-containing protein, which translates to MRPQIQYLQPVGILDGTKSEEFRQEITTMLAEGAKIIVIDFQQVTFMDSSGLGALVLSLKTLRSADVKLYLCSINQQVKMLFELTSMDRVFEIFANRQELEAQILN; encoded by the coding sequence ATGAGACCCCAAATTCAATATCTTCAACCCGTGGGAATTTTAGATGGCACAAAATCTGAAGAATTTAGACAAGAAATTACCACAATGCTCGCCGAAGGTGCAAAGATTATTGTCATTGATTTTCAACAAGTAACTTTTATGGATAGCTCTGGTTTAGGCGCTTTAGTTCTTTCTCTAAAAACCTTGCGCTCTGCGGATGTTAAACTGTATCTTTGTTCGATCAATCAACAAGTTAAAATGTTATTTGAGTTGACGAGTATGGATCGAGTGTTTGAAATTTTTGCCAATCGTCAAGAATTAGAAGCACAAATTTTAAATTGA
- a CDS encoding type II toxin-antitoxin system VapC family toxin, translating to MTVVLDASALLAYLKGESGEEMVDNVLSESAISSVNWAEVVQKCLAAAVPIDGMIDDLQSLGLVVEAFTIEDGEITGRLWEQTRATGLSLGDRACLSLGLRLGVRVLTCDRAWSSLNLSLNINIIR from the coding sequence ATGACTGTAGTTTTAGATGCTTCGGCATTACTGGCCTATTTAAAGGGAGAATCAGGGGAGGAGATGGTCGACAACGTACTCTCAGAGTCGGCGATCTCCAGCGTCAACTGGGCGGAAGTTGTCCAGAAGTGTCTAGCCGCAGCAGTTCCAATCGACGGAATGATAGATGATTTGCAGTCACTGGGATTAGTAGTAGAGGCTTTCACCATAGAAGACGGGGAAATAACGGGACGACTGTGGGAACAAACTCGAGCCACTGGACTATCTCTAGGAGATCGCGCTTGTCTGAGTCTGGGATTGCGCCTAGGGGTTCGCGTTTTAACTTGTGATCGCGCTTGGTCTTCTCTCAACTTATCCTTAAATATCAACATCATTCGGTGA
- a CDS encoding AbrB/MazE/SpoVT family DNA-binding domain-containing protein, translating into MDHTPKSVEVRLDTQGRIVIPAKLRRILGLEEGDRLVARGEAGRLVLEKPETVKQRLKSRFAHLPQNRSLVDELILERRDAAQKEKAE; encoded by the coding sequence ATGGATCACACACCTAAATCAGTAGAGGTTCGTCTAGATACCCAAGGAAGAATAGTCATTCCTGCAAAGTTAAGACGAATATTGGGGTTAGAGGAAGGCGATCGCTTAGTGGCTAGAGGGGAAGCCGGACGATTGGTACTGGAAAAGCCAGAAACGGTCAAGCAAAGACTTAAAAGCCGATTTGCGCATCTACCTCAAAATCGCAGTTTGGTAGATGAATTGATTTTAGAACGTCGTGATGCAGCACAAAAGGAAAAAGCTGAATGA
- a CDS encoding ScyD/ScyE family protein yields MTNFPKKLNWYLVLATGLFTSLCQATQVQAQSFTQQVLVDGLNSPRGITIDSQGKLYIAEAGTGGASPCIASPSAQGEELCYGATGAIAILDTNTLDLTKPITNLPSLALPDGSDASGIHDLYFDAEGDLRGIIGLAGDPNLRDPVLNIPDFGTLIDINLTVSPSWSSVADLAAYEIDNNSDGGDVVSNPYSLVTHGNTTYVVDAGANALLTIDQNNQIDLAAVFPVTDVPTSIPGLPNPFPMQSVPTGSAIAPDGSIYVVEYTGFPFPPAEADIYRWDGQNLSVVASNFTNLIDLAFAPDGNLYALAYASNVLAGDFSGSLWRIGNNGSRSRIAVDGLQFSTGLAISDSGSIYIANNGYNAGLGEIIELEPREVIPEPSTIVTSVLLSVAFGVKKRFKKIPPLQKRAGVLINLR; encoded by the coding sequence ATGACCAATTTCCCCAAAAAACTAAATTGGTATCTAGTATTAGCTACTGGTTTATTTACTAGCTTGTGTCAAGCTACACAGGTACAAGCTCAAAGTTTCACGCAACAAGTTTTAGTTGATGGTTTAAATAGTCCGAGAGGTATAACCATCGACTCCCAGGGTAAATTATACATCGCTGAAGCGGGAACGGGAGGCGCTAGTCCGTGTATTGCTTCTCCCAGCGCTCAAGGTGAAGAACTCTGCTATGGTGCAACTGGAGCGATCGCGATTTTAGATACTAATACTCTGGATTTGACCAAACCTATTACTAATCTGCCCTCTTTGGCTCTTCCTGATGGCAGTGATGCTAGTGGTATTCATGATCTTTATTTTGATGCTGAGGGCGATTTGCGGGGGATAATTGGCTTAGCTGGAGACCCCAATCTACGCGATCCTGTGCTCAACATACCTGATTTTGGTACTTTGATTGATATTAATTTAACCGTTTCTCCTAGTTGGTCTTCTGTAGCAGATTTAGCCGCTTACGAAATCGATAATAATTCCGATGGGGGAGATGTGGTTAGTAATCCCTATTCTTTAGTAACTCACGGTAATACTACTTATGTTGTAGATGCTGGTGCAAATGCTCTATTAACTATAGATCAAAATAACCAAATAGATTTAGCTGCGGTATTTCCTGTAACTGATGTTCCTACTTCGATTCCTGGTTTACCTAATCCTTTTCCGATGCAATCTGTACCCACGGGATCGGCGATCGCTCCTGATGGCAGTATTTATGTAGTAGAGTATACTGGATTTCCTTTTCCTCCCGCAGAGGCTGATATCTACCGTTGGGATGGTCAAAACTTATCGGTTGTCGCTAGTAATTTTACGAATCTGATTGATTTAGCTTTTGCTCCTGATGGTAATCTCTATGCTTTAGCATACGCTAGCAACGTTCTAGCAGGAGATTTTAGCGGTAGTCTTTGGCGCATAGGAAATAATGGTAGCAGAAGTAGAATTGCTGTAGATGGATTGCAGTTCTCCACCGGTTTAGCTATTAGTGACAGTGGTAGCATTTATATCGCTAATAATGGCTATAATGCTGGATTGGGTGAAATTATTGAGTTAGAACCCAGGGAAGTTATACCGGAGCCTTCGACAATAGTAACTTCTGTGTTGCTGAGTGTAGCTTTTGGGGTTAAAAAGAGATTTAAAAAAATACCCCCACTCCAAAAAAGAGCAGGGGTATTAATTAATCTTAGATAA
- a CDS encoding NAD(+) kinase, with protein sequence MPKAGIIYNDDKPIACRIANKLEDKLKKNGWSVVVATGFGGILGYSRPDRPICSSSIEQLTPPNFDKDVAFAVVLGGDGTVLSAFRQLAPLGIPALTVNTGHMGFLTETYVNHLFPALEKMLLGDYQIEERTMLTVKLFRDETLLWEALCLNEMVIHREPLTSMCHFEIKIGCHAMVDIAADGLIISTPTGSTAYSLSAGGPVVAPNVPVLQLAPICPHSLASRALVFSDRESVNIYPANPNPMVMVVDGNGGCYIIPEDRVYLERSPYQARFIRLENPEFFRILREKLGWGLPHIAKPTSVELP encoded by the coding sequence GTGCCAAAAGCAGGCATTATCTATAACGATGATAAACCCATCGCTTGTCGTATAGCCAACAAACTTGAAGACAAGCTGAAAAAGAATGGTTGGAGTGTAGTGGTAGCCACGGGATTTGGGGGTATTTTAGGATACTCTCGACCCGATCGCCCTATATGCAGTTCCTCCATAGAACAATTAACTCCTCCTAATTTTGACAAAGATGTGGCTTTCGCGGTGGTTTTAGGGGGAGACGGCACTGTTTTATCAGCATTTCGTCAATTAGCTCCCCTGGGTATTCCCGCGTTAACCGTTAATACTGGACATATGGGTTTTTTGACAGAAACTTATGTCAATCATCTCTTTCCCGCTTTAGAAAAAATGCTTTTGGGAGATTATCAAATCGAAGAAAGAACGATGTTGACAGTAAAATTATTTCGCGACGAAACTTTACTGTGGGAAGCTCTTTGTCTCAATGAAATGGTCATACATCGAGAACCACTAACGAGTATGTGCCATTTCGAGATCAAAATTGGTTGCCACGCCATGGTAGATATTGCAGCCGATGGTTTAATTATTTCTACTCCCACAGGTTCCACTGCTTATTCTTTGAGCGCAGGAGGTCCTGTTGTAGCACCAAATGTCCCTGTATTACAACTAGCGCCGATTTGTCCCCATTCTTTAGCTTCTAGGGCTTTAGTATTTTCTGATCGAGAATCGGTAAACATCTACCCGGCTAATCCTAATCCGATGGTAATGGTAGTAGATGGTAATGGAGGGTGTTATATCATTCCCGAGGACAGAGTTTATTTAGAGCGATCGCCCTATCAAGCTCGTTTTATTCGCCTAGAGAACCCGGAATTTTTCCGAATTTTACGCGAAAAATTAGGTTGGGGACTCCCTCATATTGCTAAGCCAACTTCTGTAGAACTTCCTTAA
- a CDS encoding SDR family oxidoreductase — protein MDLLVVGATGTLGRQVARRALDQGYRVRCLVRNQQKASFLREWGAELVLGNLCQAKTLPTALSGIDAVIDAATTRPNGSLSMKQVDWEGKVNLIKAVKEAGIDRYVFFSILNAEAYPEVPLMQIKYCTELFLAESGLKYTNLRLCGFMQGLIGQYAIPILDNQAVWVTGVETPIAYMNTQDIAKFAVRALEVPETEKRSFPVVGPKAWTANEIIDFCEKLSGKQARITRSPLGLLRVVRRFARFFQWTQDAGDRLAFVEVLAGGKALDAPMEEVYQVFGLDPQETTTLEAYLEEYFNRILKKLKEVGYDKQKKQKPKRSPFKQKSS, from the coding sequence ATGGATTTATTAGTAGTTGGTGCTACGGGGACTTTAGGAAGACAAGTAGCGCGTCGTGCTTTAGATCAGGGCTATCGTGTACGCTGCTTGGTGAGAAATCAACAGAAAGCATCTTTTTTGAGGGAATGGGGTGCAGAATTAGTCCTGGGTAATCTTTGTCAAGCCAAAACTCTACCCACTGCTTTGTCAGGAATTGACGCGGTGATTGATGCTGCTACAACTAGACCAAATGGATCTTTGTCCATGAAACAGGTAGACTGGGAAGGAAAGGTAAATTTAATTAAAGCGGTAAAAGAGGCCGGGATTGACAGATACGTGTTTTTTTCGATTCTTAACGCTGAAGCTTACCCCGAAGTGCCTTTAATGCAGATTAAATATTGTACAGAACTCTTCTTAGCAGAATCGGGGCTAAAATACACTAATTTGCGACTGTGTGGCTTTATGCAGGGTCTCATTGGTCAATACGCTATTCCTATTCTGGATAATCAAGCCGTTTGGGTAACAGGAGTGGAAACGCCTATTGCTTATATGAATACTCAAGATATCGCTAAATTTGCTGTACGTGCTTTAGAAGTACCAGAAACGGAAAAACGTAGTTTTCCTGTGGTTGGTCCTAAAGCTTGGACGGCTAATGAAATTATCGATTTTTGCGAAAAACTTTCAGGTAAACAAGCGAGAATCACCCGTTCTCCCCTGGGTTTGCTGCGAGTAGTAAGACGTTTTGCACGCTTTTTTCAGTGGACACAAGACGCGGGCGATCGCCTAGCTTTTGTAGAAGTTTTGGCGGGAGGTAAAGCCTTAGACGCGCCCATGGAAGAAGTTTACCAAGTATTTGGTTTAGATCCTCAAGAAACAACTACCCTAGAAGCTTATTTAGAGGAGTACTTTAACCGGATCTTGAAAAAGCTCAAAGAAGTGGGTTATGACAAACAGAAAAAACAGAAGCCGAAAAGAAGTCCCTTTAAGCAAAAATCATCATAG